From the genome of Nicotiana sylvestris chromosome 2, ASM39365v2, whole genome shotgun sequence, one region includes:
- the LOC104246985 gene encoding DNA replication licensing factor MCM3 homolog 2 isoform X1 → MDLSDEVRASHKRTFLKFFEQTELDTELKKDFDSMINNNRRRVILDLSDFYNDREGSDLARRLLQNPSEYMQPLVDSLTDMIRTHNPKYLKEGEQVLVGFTGPFVSRRVTPRELLSRFIGSMVCVEGIVTKCSLVRPKVVKSVHFCPTTDKFMAREYRDITSNVGLPTGSVYPTRDDNGNLLVTEYGLCTYKDHQTLSMQEVPENSAPGQLPRTVDIVVEDDLVDSCKPGDRVAVVGVYKALPSKSQGSMNGVFRTILIANNVSLLNKSANAPNYTEKVLKDIKNICGRDDTFDLLANSLAPSIYGHLWIKKAVVLLMLGGIEKNLKNGTHLRGDINMMMVGDPSVAKSQLLRAIMNIAPLAISTTGRGSSGVGLTAAVTSDQETGERRLEAGAMVLADRGVVCIDEFDKMNDQDRVAIHEVMEQQTVTIAKAGIHASLNARCSVVAAANPIYGSYDRSLTPTKNIGLPDSLLSRFDLLFIVLDQMDPGVDRQISEHVLRMHQYRTIDGGSSTLDDNSRYEEQNDKDEIPVYVKHNRTLHGNSSRRKKDTLTIQFLKTYIHYAKNRIHPELTDEASDHIATAYAELRSASTNAQTGGGTLPITARTLETIIRLSTAHAKLKLRRQVLKSDVDAALQVLHFAIYHQELTEMEEREQEREKELEKKRRADHDAGNNGSARKRRAEHDAGTESADHEADGVGGSEAMETDDPSADEISISPERLQAFSAVLGRHRSSQHVEQISVADVESVVNNGAPVPYSKVEIEKLLQMMQEKGQLWIHSDTNVVYFM, encoded by the exons ATGGATCTAAGTGATGAAGTCAGGGCATCGCACAAGCGAACTTTCCTCAAATTCTTTGAACAAACT GAGTTGGACACGGAGCTGAAGAAGGATTTTGACTCAATGATCAACAATAATAGGCGTCGTGTCATTTTGGACCTCTCTGATTTCTACAATGACAGAGAAGGCTCTGATTTGGCTCGCAG GCTTCTTCAGAATCCAAGTGAATATATGCAACCATTGGTTGATTCTTTAACGGATATGATCCGGACCCATAATCCCAAGTACCTTAAAGAAGGAGAGCAAGTGTTGGTTGGGTTTACTGGTCCATTTGTTTCGAGGAGAGTGACCCCAAGAGAGCTTTTGTCCCGTTTCATTGGTTCCATGGTCTGCGTTGAAGGAATTGTTACCAAGT GTTCTCTTGTGAGGCCAAAGGTAGTAAAGAGTGTCCACTTTTGCCCGACAACTGATAAATTCATGGCCCGTGAATACAGAGATATCACGTCAAATGTTGGTCTGCCAACTGGTTCCGTGTACCCGACACGG GATGATAATGGAAATTTGCTAGTTACAGAATATGGGCTATGCACATATAAAGATCACCAAACTTTATCAATGCAAGAGGTTCCTGAAAATTCTGCTCCTGGTCAACTTCCTCGAACAGTGGATATAGTTGTGGAGGATGATCTTGTTGATTCATGCAAGCCTGGAGACCGTGTAGCAGTTGTTGGGGTATACAAAGCTCTTCCTAGTAAAAGCCAAGGAAGCATGAATGGGGTATTCAG AACAATCCTCATAGCTAACAATGTGTCTCTCCTTAACAAGTCAGCAAATGCGCCAAACTACACAGAGAAAGTCCTGAAAGACATCAAGAATATATGTGGTAGAGATGATACTTTTGACCTGCTTGCTAATTCACTGGCTCCGTCAATTTATGGGCATTTGTGGATAAAGAAAGCAGTAGTTCTGCTCATGCTTGGTGGGATTGAAAAGAACTTGAAAAATGGAACTCATTTAAGAGG TGATATAAACATGATGATGGTTGGTGATCCATCTGTTGCTAAGTCTCAGCTGCTGAGAGCAATTATGAATATTGCTCCATTAGCAATATCTACTACTGGTCGTGGTTCTTCTGGAGTTGGTTTGACAGCTGCAGTTACTTCTGATCAAGAAACAG GAGAAAGAAGACTAGAAGCTGGTGCCATGGTACTTGCTGACAGAGGTGTTGTTTGCATTGATGAGTTCGATAAAATGAATGATCAAGATCGAGTTGCTATACATGAAGTTATGGAACAGCAGACTGTAACAATTGCTAAAGCAGGAATCCATGCATCATTGAATGCTCGATGCAGTGTAGTTGCAGCTGCAAATCCCATTTATGGATCT TATGACCGATCATTAACTCCAACGAAGAACATCGGACTCCCAGACTCTCTACTCTCTCGTTTTGATTTGTTGTTTATTGTTCTGGATCAAATGGATCCTGGGGTTGATCGTCAAATTTCTGAGCATGTTTTGCGCATGCATCAGTATCGTACAATAGATGGAG GTAGCTCGACATTAGATGACAATTCAAGATATGAAGAGCAAAATGACAAGGATGAAATACCTGTCTATGTGAAGCATAATCGGACGCTACATGGTAATTCAAGTCGGCGTAAAAAGGATACGCTGACCATCCAGTTTCTTAAGACATACATTCATTATGCAAAAAACAGGATCCACCCTGAATTGACTGATGAG GCATCTGATCACATAGCTACTGCTTATGCAGAGCTTAGGAGTGCCAGTACAAATGCCCAG ACTGGGGGAGGAACACTTCCAATTACTGCCAGAACTTTGGAAACAATTATTCGGCTCTCAACTGCCCATGCCAAGCTGAAGTTGAGAAGACAG GTTTTGAAGTCTGATGTTGATGCTGCTCTTCAAGTTCTACATTTTGCCATATATCATCAAGAACTGACTGAGATGGAGGAACGTGAGcaagaaagagaaaaggaattGGAGAAAAAGCGTAGAGCTGACCATGATGCTGGTAATAATGGTTCAGCTCGTAAACGCAGAGCTGAGCATGATGCTGGTACTGAATCAGCTGATCATGAAGCCGACGGAGTTGG TGGCAGTGAAGCAATGGAAACCGATGATCCTTCAGCAGATGAAATCAGCATATCTCCTGAGAG ATTGCAAGCATTCAGTGCAGTGCTTGGTAGGCACAGGAGCTCACAACATGTCGAACAAATTTCAGTTGCTGATGTAGAGAGTGTTGTCAACAATGGGGCGCCTGTACCTTACTCAAAGGTGGAGATAGAGAAACTATTACAG ATGATGCAAGAGAAAGGCCAATTGTGGATACATAGTGACACCAATGTTGTTTACTTTATGTAA
- the LOC104246985 gene encoding DNA replication licensing factor MCM3 homolog 2 isoform X2, with amino-acid sequence MDLSDEVRASHKRTFLKFFEQTELDTELKKDFDSMINNNRRRVILDLSDFYNDREGSDLARRLLQNPSEYMQPLVDSLTDMIRTHNPKYLKEGEQVLVGFTGPFVSRRVTPRELLSRFIGSMVCVEGIVTKCSLVRPKVVKSVHFCPTTDKFMAREYRDITSNVGLPTGSVYPTRDDNGNLLVTEYGLCTYKDHQTLSMQEVPENSAPGQLPRTVDIVVEDDLVDSCKPGDRVAVVGVYKALPSKSQGSMNGVFRTILIANNVSLLNKSANAPNYTEKVLKDIKNICGRDDTFDLLANSLAPSIYGHLWIKKAVVLLMLGGIEKNLKNGTHLRGDINMMMVGDPSVAKSQLLRAIMNIAPLAISTTGRGSSGVGLTAAVTSDQETGERRLEAGAMVLADRGVVCIDEFDKMNDQDRVAIHEVMEQQTVTIAKAGIHASLNARCSVVAAANPIYGSYDRSLTPTKNIGLPDSLLSRFDLLFIVLDQMDPGVDRQISEHVLRMHQYRTIDGGSSTLDDNSRYEEQNDKDEIPVYVKHNRTLHGNSSRRKKDTLTIQFLKTYIHYAKNRIHPELTDEASDHIATAYAELRSASTNAQTGGGTLPITARTLETIIRLSTAHAKLKLRRQVLKSDVDAALQVLHFAIYHQELTEMEEREQEREKELEKKRRADHDAGNNGSARKRRAEHDAGTESADHEADGVGEAMETDDPSADEISISPERLQAFSAVLGRHRSSQHVEQISVADVESVVNNGAPVPYSKVEIEKLLQMMQEKGQLWIHSDTNVVYFM; translated from the exons ATGGATCTAAGTGATGAAGTCAGGGCATCGCACAAGCGAACTTTCCTCAAATTCTTTGAACAAACT GAGTTGGACACGGAGCTGAAGAAGGATTTTGACTCAATGATCAACAATAATAGGCGTCGTGTCATTTTGGACCTCTCTGATTTCTACAATGACAGAGAAGGCTCTGATTTGGCTCGCAG GCTTCTTCAGAATCCAAGTGAATATATGCAACCATTGGTTGATTCTTTAACGGATATGATCCGGACCCATAATCCCAAGTACCTTAAAGAAGGAGAGCAAGTGTTGGTTGGGTTTACTGGTCCATTTGTTTCGAGGAGAGTGACCCCAAGAGAGCTTTTGTCCCGTTTCATTGGTTCCATGGTCTGCGTTGAAGGAATTGTTACCAAGT GTTCTCTTGTGAGGCCAAAGGTAGTAAAGAGTGTCCACTTTTGCCCGACAACTGATAAATTCATGGCCCGTGAATACAGAGATATCACGTCAAATGTTGGTCTGCCAACTGGTTCCGTGTACCCGACACGG GATGATAATGGAAATTTGCTAGTTACAGAATATGGGCTATGCACATATAAAGATCACCAAACTTTATCAATGCAAGAGGTTCCTGAAAATTCTGCTCCTGGTCAACTTCCTCGAACAGTGGATATAGTTGTGGAGGATGATCTTGTTGATTCATGCAAGCCTGGAGACCGTGTAGCAGTTGTTGGGGTATACAAAGCTCTTCCTAGTAAAAGCCAAGGAAGCATGAATGGGGTATTCAG AACAATCCTCATAGCTAACAATGTGTCTCTCCTTAACAAGTCAGCAAATGCGCCAAACTACACAGAGAAAGTCCTGAAAGACATCAAGAATATATGTGGTAGAGATGATACTTTTGACCTGCTTGCTAATTCACTGGCTCCGTCAATTTATGGGCATTTGTGGATAAAGAAAGCAGTAGTTCTGCTCATGCTTGGTGGGATTGAAAAGAACTTGAAAAATGGAACTCATTTAAGAGG TGATATAAACATGATGATGGTTGGTGATCCATCTGTTGCTAAGTCTCAGCTGCTGAGAGCAATTATGAATATTGCTCCATTAGCAATATCTACTACTGGTCGTGGTTCTTCTGGAGTTGGTTTGACAGCTGCAGTTACTTCTGATCAAGAAACAG GAGAAAGAAGACTAGAAGCTGGTGCCATGGTACTTGCTGACAGAGGTGTTGTTTGCATTGATGAGTTCGATAAAATGAATGATCAAGATCGAGTTGCTATACATGAAGTTATGGAACAGCAGACTGTAACAATTGCTAAAGCAGGAATCCATGCATCATTGAATGCTCGATGCAGTGTAGTTGCAGCTGCAAATCCCATTTATGGATCT TATGACCGATCATTAACTCCAACGAAGAACATCGGACTCCCAGACTCTCTACTCTCTCGTTTTGATTTGTTGTTTATTGTTCTGGATCAAATGGATCCTGGGGTTGATCGTCAAATTTCTGAGCATGTTTTGCGCATGCATCAGTATCGTACAATAGATGGAG GTAGCTCGACATTAGATGACAATTCAAGATATGAAGAGCAAAATGACAAGGATGAAATACCTGTCTATGTGAAGCATAATCGGACGCTACATGGTAATTCAAGTCGGCGTAAAAAGGATACGCTGACCATCCAGTTTCTTAAGACATACATTCATTATGCAAAAAACAGGATCCACCCTGAATTGACTGATGAG GCATCTGATCACATAGCTACTGCTTATGCAGAGCTTAGGAGTGCCAGTACAAATGCCCAG ACTGGGGGAGGAACACTTCCAATTACTGCCAGAACTTTGGAAACAATTATTCGGCTCTCAACTGCCCATGCCAAGCTGAAGTTGAGAAGACAG GTTTTGAAGTCTGATGTTGATGCTGCTCTTCAAGTTCTACATTTTGCCATATATCATCAAGAACTGACTGAGATGGAGGAACGTGAGcaagaaagagaaaaggaattGGAGAAAAAGCGTAGAGCTGACCATGATGCTGGTAATAATGGTTCAGCTCGTAAACGCAGAGCTGAGCATGATGCTGGTACTGAATCAGCTGATCATGAAGCCGACGGAGTTGG TGAAGCAATGGAAACCGATGATCCTTCAGCAGATGAAATCAGCATATCTCCTGAGAG ATTGCAAGCATTCAGTGCAGTGCTTGGTAGGCACAGGAGCTCACAACATGTCGAACAAATTTCAGTTGCTGATGTAGAGAGTGTTGTCAACAATGGGGCGCCTGTACCTTACTCAAAGGTGGAGATAGAGAAACTATTACAG ATGATGCAAGAGAAAGGCCAATTGTGGATACATAGTGACACCAATGTTGTTTACTTTATGTAA
- the LOC104246986 gene encoding 3-oxoacyl-[acyl-carrier-protein] synthase I, chloroplastic — MQSIQSPSFRPSPLDPLKKTVPQLTNVRPLSHAKRVPFISASATTVSAPKREKDPKKRVVITGMGLVSVFGNDVDTYYDRLLAGESGISLIDRFDASKFPTRFGGQIRGFTSDGYIDGKNDRRLDDCLRYAIVAGKKALENADLGGDRLGKIDKERAGVLVGTGMGGLTVFSDGVQNLIEKGHRKITPFFIPYAITNMGSALLGIDLGFMGPNYSISTACATSNYCFYAAANHIRRGEADLMLAGGTEAAIIPIGLGGFVACRALSQRNDDPQTASRPWDKERDGFVMGEGAGVLVMESLEHAMKRGAPIIAEYLGGAVNCDAHHMTDPRADGLGVSSCIQSSLEDAGVSPEEVNYINAHATSTIVGDIAEVNAIKKVFKNTSGIKMNATKSMIGHCLGAAGGMEAIATVKAITTGWVHPSINQFNPEPSVEFDTVPNKKQQHEVNVGISNSFGFGGHNSVVAFSAFKP, encoded by the exons ATGCAATCAATCCAATCTCCATCTTTCCGTCCATCTCCACTCGATCCACTTAAAAAAACCGTCCCCCAATTGACCAATGTTAGGCCATTGAGTCATGCTAAAAGAGTGCCCTTTATTTCAGCTTCAGCCACCACTGTTTCCGCtcccaaaagagaaaaagaccCAAAGAAAAGGGTTGTTATAACTGGGATGGGCCTTGTTTCTGTGTTCGGTAATGACGTCGATACTTACTATGACAGACTTTTGGCTGGTGAAAGTGGTATTTCGCTCATTGATCGTTTTGATGCTTCTAAGTTCCCCACAAGATTTGGGGGACAAATTCGTGGGTTTACATCAGATGGATATATTGATGGGAAGAATGATAGGAGGCTTGATGATTGTCTTAGGTATGCCATTGTTGCTGGGAAAAAAGCTCTTGAAAATGCAGATCTTGGTGGTGACAGACTTGGAAAG ATTGATAAGGAGAGAGCAGGTGTTCTGGTAGGAACAGGAATGGGTGGTCTTACGGTTTTCTCAGATGGCGTCCAAAACCTTATTGAAAAGGGTCACAGGAAAATTACTCCATTTTTTATACCATATGCCATAACAAACATGGGTTCTGCCTTGCTTGGTATTGATCTTGGTTTTATGGGACCAAACTACTCAATCTCAACTGCTTGTGCTACATCCAATTATTGTTTTTATGCCGCCGCCAATCACATTCGCAGAGGTGAAGCTGATTTGATGCTAGCTGGTGGTACTGAAGCTGCCATAATACCTATTGGATTAGGAGGTTTTGTGGCATGTAGAGCTTTGTCTCAAAGGAATGATGATCCACAAACAGCTTCCAGACCATGGGACAAAGAAAGAGATGGCTTTGTTATGGGCGAGGGGGCTGGAGTCTTG GTGATGGAAAGTTTGGAGCATGCAATGAAACGAGGAGCGCCAATAATTGCAGAGTATTTGGGTGGTGCAGTTAATTGTGATGCTCATCACATGACTGATCCCCGAGCTGATGGTCTTGGTGTTTCGTCATGTATTCAAAGCAGCCTTGAAGATGCTGGAGTATCACCAGAAGAG GTTAACTACATCAATGCTCATGCAACTTCCACCATTGTTGGTGATATAGCCGAGGTAAATGCTATTAAAAAGGTATTCAAGAACACCTCAGGAATCAAAATGAATGCAACCAAG TCTATGATAGGGCATTGCTTGGGTGCTGCTGGTGGTATGGAAGCTATTGCAACAGTTAAAGCTATTACAACCGGCTGGGTGCATCCTTCAATTAACCAATTC AATCCTGAGCCTTCGGTGGAGTTTGATACTGTTCCAAACAAAAAACAGCAGCATGAAGTGAATGTCG GAATCTCAAATTCCTTTGGTTTTGGTGGTCACAACTCTGTCGTCGCCTTTTCTGCATTCAAGCCTTAA